The genomic segment TGAAAGGATCAGGTGACTATACCGCTGCCTGGGTGCTGCCTAGGGCATGCACAGATCTGCCGATGGCATCCAGGGACTGTGCCCTGACAGAAGGCCTGCCCCGTCTTTAGATTCATGGGGCAGCCTCTTTGGTTCCAGGTGAGAGGCAGCCAGCCAGCTGGAGGCATCTCCTCGCCTCTAAGGAGGCGCAGGACTTACTCTtccatgaggaaaagaaaaggggaatatTTGGGGTGTCTGCCCGTTCTAGGAGCCCCATCCCTGTATCCATGGAATATGGGCACCCCACAGGAAAGCCCTGTCAGGAAGTGGTGCCTACGTGCTAGCTCTTCTGGGCTTGGACAAGCTCTGAGTTTCCTCGGGTTTGCCTCACCTCTGACCTCACGCCTGATAATGACATGTATGACAAGGGCGGGTGGTTCCTGCTCCTGCCGGGAGCAGCGGGGCTCTGCTGCTCCTCAGCTTAGCCTCTAGGGATGAACAGGAGCCATGGCCTGTTCTTGAGGGGCTCCTGTGACCTGTCCAATGACACTTGTCAGGATCCTGAACAGCCAGAGGTCCCTCCTCACTGGCCTTACCCTCCCAGACTGAAACAAAACAGTCCTGCTTTGGGACCCTAATGCTGTGCACTCACCGGGGTTGTGGGGCAGTTCTTCTGGTAGTGGCTGGCCATCATTTTCAAGGTGCCCTTCAGTTTGGTGAGGTTGCCCCGTAGGCCCTGCTCGTATACCCTCAGGCGGGCCTGCACACATGTTGGCCTCTGCGAGAAGTATCCATTCATTGATAAGCAAAGGCCAAGTGCTCACCGAATACAGGCTACTTTCTCTTCACTCCTTTATGTTCCCACCGAGTGGCACAGGATGGGTCTAGTCATGACACTGTCTAACCACTGCCCTTCTCCCTGCCCGGCCCAGGTCACTTTGAGCTGGCATGGCCACATTCTATAGTCTGCTACCTCAAGAGATTCCCAGTTCCGAGACCCCTAACTTTGCAAGCGAAGGCCACTTGCTACTATTCTAGGAGAAGGGGCTGGATAGAGTGGGGAAATCCCCCAAGCCTCTTTGTGGGCGAGCCTTGTTCCAGAAACCCCTCTGTACCCCCTCTGTCGTCAATATCCTCTCTCCATGGTCAAAGGGCACAGTGAAGACTTCGAGGTAAACAAGACCATCTCATAAAGTGACTCTCACTTTCCCATCATCCCCTGCAGATCCCCGACCTTTGAATGTTAGCTCTGCCCAAACTTATTGCTCAGTTGATAAAAGACTGCACATGACTGCCCGCCACAGGGGCATGGCTGTGGACGATAAAAGCGTGCACATGACCTCCGCAGAGGAATGGCTATGGACATCTTGACTACCCAGACTCTGCCCCCTCCGCCCAGCAGTCAGCTGACAGGAGTTAAGACAACCTTGCAAAGGACTATTTAAAACAGCTCTGCAGGGACCCTGGGAAGCTACATCAGAGGGAAGCAGCTTACCTGGACAGAGAACTCCTCAGAGACAATTTCCACATCTTCATTCTGTAAAAGGAAAGGGCCATGTTACCAAGCTGACAGGCACGGGCCAGCAGGTGGTCTGGAAACAGCCAAACCCTCTCCCTCACTCACCTCCATGTCAGGCGTGTTATTCAGGAGGCTCAGGGCTTCTTTGATGGCATCGACATGATTCCAGGGCTGGGTGACAGGAGCGGGTGAGCGAGTGGGTGCAGAAAAGCTACAGACCACAATGCCAAGGAAAAGTAAGATCTGCAGCCACATCCTCCTCAGGACCTTAGCCTTTCTCTCTGAGTACTGGGCTCACTGCAGAAGAGCTCTTATATACACAGTTAGAGGAAATGATTAATGGTGACCACAGAACTCCAGGGGGGCGGGGGAACTACCTGAGTTGTGGAATCTCCTGTCCCTTATCAGCTACACATGGGGCCAGTGAGCCTTcccccaggttgtcaggcttgggggTTTTCATTAATGAGCCCTTCCAAGAACTGGCAACCCACCTGCCTGCTTCCTTGGGGGGCtctcccaccctgcctgggcagtCTGACCCAGCCTCTGGCTATCCTCTCCTTCTGAGGGGCCTCCAGGCAAATTTGGACTTCCTGGCCTGGAGTGGCTGGGGCGGGGCTTGGCAGACAGGAGTGGGGCTCCTGTTTGCATCCCGCCTGCTGTCCCTGGAGGCCTCAAGGCAAGCCGTACCCTCTCTCTGGAATGGTGGCTCattccagccccagccctgtcccattctctccccagccttcttcTGAGATTTGGACCTCTGGAATGGTGGCTCattccagccccagccctgtcccattctctccccagccttcttcTGAGATTTGGACCTCTGGAATGGTGGCTCattccagccccagccctgtcccattctctccccagccttctcctgAGATTTGGACCTCTGGAATGGTGGCTCattccagccccagccctgtcccattctctccccagccttcttcTGAGATTTGGACCTCTGGAATGGTGGCTCattccagccccagccctgtcccattctctccccagccttcttcTGAGATTTGGACCTCTGGAATGGTGGCTCattccagccccagccctgtcccattctctccccagccttctcctgAGATTTGGACCTCTGGAATGGTGGCTCattccagccccagccctgtcccattctctccccagccttcttcTGAGATTTGGACCTCTGGAATGGTGGCTCattccagccccagccctgtcccattctctccccagccttcttcTGAGATTTGGACCTCTGGAATGGTGGCTCattccagccccagccctgtcccattctctccccagccttcttcTGAGATTTGGACCTCTGGAATGGTGGCTCattccagccccagccctgtcccattctctccccagccttcttcTGAGATTTGGACCTCTCACAAGCCCATCCCATTATCTAATTAGATAAAGTCTAGCCAAATGGCACAGTTCTATGATGGTCTCCACAGACTCCCACTGCGGACACAGAGTCATGGGCAAATTTGGCCCAGTCAAGCCTCCCGGCCACCCCCATCGCCCTGACCTTGAGAGCAGAGGGAATGACATCGAAGAGTATAGAAGCCAGCCAGACTACAGCATGTTCTCTTATGGTGCCATCCCAACTGACTTCTTAGGATCCCAGTTTACAAAGGCATGTTCAATCCTAAAGGTTCACAGCGTGGCTGGAGCTCCTGGCTGGGGCAGGTCAAGCCCCCCAGTCTGACCGCTGATTCTGGCCCTCTGAGTTATGTGAACCTCTTTCCCCTCTTCAGGTCAGCCTGCCCCTTCAAAGAGGGCACGCCACTGCTATCGGTCCCACCTGGAGCCTCTGAGGCTGACTGCAAGATGGTAGCTGCCGGGTATCGGGCGCAGGGGCCTCTGGCTTCTCCAGCAAGTTCTCCCAGGCTTAGTAGTTTCCTGAACAGCCCCTTGCTCCGGCCCACCTCCCCCTCAGGAGGCCTTTCTGTGGAAGCAGGAACTGCTTCTGGAAAAGCGGCAGGCTCTTGAGGGGCTAACAAGTGTTTGATTTTCACAATGGGTTCTGGAGAAGACAGCACGTGTTTGTGTTTGCACAAGGGATCCGGCCCACACCTCCCGTGCAGGAAGTCGGAGGGCATGGCGCTGCATATGTCTGTCTGGGTATGCTGGTGGGGCTAGATGTGCATGTACTCACAGGAGCGTGTCAAGACAGAGGAGGTGCTACATAAGGGTGCCTCTAATGTGAGCCCCACTTATTTCACCTGCTTTGTGAGAGCCTTTGGGTTTCTGGCAGTGCCCTTTTGATAGGAGAGGAGGCCTCTAGGCTAAGCAACGTGTTTTCGGGCCCAAGAAGCTGATTCAGTGGACTGTTGAAATTGGACCCAAGTGAGGACTTTCACGGGTCAGAAAACAGGTGGAACTCAGGACAAGGCCACCAGAGTCCTTCAGGAAGAAAGACCGACGGTCAGAACGGCTGCTAAAGACATGTTTCCCGGATGCAACATGTGGCAAGGAAGTGGCCAAAAGCCTTGGGGAATAGCAGAAAGGGAGAAAAGCCAAAGTTGGTGCATACGGGCAGAGCTCCAAGGGTTTGGGGATGCAGTTTGTGGGCAGATACGTATCTTTCTCCTAGAAAGATGACATCAGGGTGGAGGCGGTAACACGGGCAGGGATTCCTAGACTGCACACGTGGAAAGAAGCGGCAGTAACATCAGACAGCTTTGCTGACTCAAGGGCCTCGGTGGGGCTGTGGCAGGGCGGAGGTGGGGACCAGATGGGTGGAGTGACCCACAAGGCCAGGAGAGAACCCTCTGAAAGGAGTTTCCTGGGAGTGTCCCTTGACATGGGCCCTGGGGGAACCAGAATCGCTGGCTGCCCCGGGATCCTTATCACAAGAGGAAGTCTTCACTGGGGGAAGGAAATGGGCCCCAAAGTCCCTCACATCCCACAGGACAGACACATGAGCATCTAAGATGGTCTGGCTCATCCTTGCGACTGACACTCCTTAGGAAGGTCTTTGTCCTCAATGGGGTCTGAGGTCCAGAAGACCACTTTCAGCTCAGTCCACAGGCAAAGCTGTCAGCAGAGCCAGGACCTGAACTCATGCCTATTCCTGCACTCAGATGCTTTCTACTACCCTGGGGGATAACTTGGGAAATTCTGGTCACCTGCCTGGTCCAGAAAATGGTGGGCCTAGCACACTTGTCCATCAGGGCAGCTATAAAGGGACACTTCTACACTGGCAGGAAGGCATGAGTGGCCTGTGACTGTCCCAAGGACATCTTGGAGCTGAAGGAGAATTCTCCCAGCAGATTCTACCATCTATCTAGACATTGCTATGCCCCGGGCTTGGGCTCTTGTCTCTCTACTCAGCCAGCGTGAATTCTGGAATATCCCAGGAAAGTACCGCTCCCTGACTTCCATTGCATCATCCACTTGATGGATGCTGTGTCTGCCGCTGGAAAGTTTATAGGAAGACtttcctggggggtggggggggcagcaTTCTGATACCTTCCCCATCCTGGGGAAGTCCTAACCTGGCAGAAGACCCAGAATTTCTGGAATGTTCGAGGACTGTTGGGCCTTGTCCTGTCCCGGTCCCCAGGAGCATCTTTCTGGACAGATGTGGTGAAGGTGGTAGGGAGATAGCCTCCATCCAAGTCAAAGCTTATGGAGTTTTGCCCCACTCTGAGACTATGATACAACACCCTGGATGGCTTGTGCTTCCCTGAGAAGGTGGTCTTATCCCTCACTGCCACACCAGACACATAGAGCCACAACTCCAGCCTTTGGTGTCTCCGTTCCAAGATGACCCCTCCCACAttctctgacccccccccccaatacattttaaaagaccaAATTTCCCTCTAGTTCTGTCCCAGCTACCTGGGTATCCTCAGACCCCTGGCGCTGATTTGTCAGAATCCTGACAAATCCATTCAGCCAAGCCTCCAGGAGGGTGTACGATATGCTCTTCGCTCTCAGAGAGCTCTGTCTGTGTCCCTATGGGACAGAGGACAGGGACCACCAGGCCTCGATTCACAGGCAAGGGACTGAGAGCGCCAACAAAGATCAAACAGCCATGAAGAGAGCCGTGGTGAGAGTAAATGGGGCAGCCAGCGAAGGAGGTGTCTCTGAAGCTCGGGGTCCAGGTCGGCCAGCTGAGTTAGAGGTCATTTGCTTCAGTGGGGGAAATACAAGCCAGCAGTAAGGTTTGGGATGTCAGCCAGACTGGGCTGGATGAGGCAAAGGGAAAGCCAATAATGTCCCCAAACACTTGGTCAATATTTTGGTCCAGCACTTAAGGCCTAACCCTGGAAGGGCATTGGGGTGTCCCAGTGGGCTGCACTGGGATGCTGGCTTTTCAGGATGGATCAAGGGTAAATAAGACCTCCTCACTGgttttatttcttactcttaGGGCTCCTTGCTGCCTCCCCAGGACCTAGCAACTCTGCCAGCCCCACACAGGCAGGTAAGTCCTGTGGGCACACAACGCATGAAAGCACCAGGTCTGCCTCCCACAATGCcctgccactgcctggccttctCTTTACCCAGGATTCTCCCTCCAGGGTTAGGATCGTGCCCCACCCCTGAATCTCTGCCCCAAGCCTTATCGCCAACTGAGAGATCATCGGGCACTAGAGGGGACACTGTCTTTATTTGCCCTCCTTGAAAGAATCATTGGGGATAcatgttagaaaaaaataaggaGGAGAAATGAGACTAGAAGCCGTTATAGCATCCCGGTGTGCTGAGGGCCCTTCTTCCCGCTCAAGGTGCAGCGGGAGGCACAGACCCTGTGTTGGCTCTGGTACCTGCCAGCTTCAGGAACTGAGGGGTCACAACTGAAGCAGCAATTGCTGCTTTATATGAGGGTGGTGCCAAGTCCCTCATGCACCCCCTAGGAAGCAGCAGTCTCAACTGTCATGGGTGCAGAGCTGCAGGTGCAGACCTTCCTTCAGGCCCGGCCACTGTGCTTCCGAACCATTGTCCTCTAGGCCCACGCTTCATCTTCACAGGGGGGTGGAGACCTCTGCAGGTCACTGCGGAGATGCCTGCAGATTGGCACCAAAGGTACTTCCTAAATTTTGCCAAGAGCTTAGTGGatgaagagtttttttctgcttagGTTTTCTGTTTGGGCTAGTTGGGAGGTCTCCattccagcctcagtttcccaaaccTTCAAAGAGAGGAAATCATCACCGGGATCTGGGCAGGTCGGCATTCTACATGAAGGACAAATAGATTAAATTGTCCCCGATGGAGAAATATAATCACCATGCCATGCAGACCTGCCCTAGTACCCCAAGATGTCCCCATGCATAccctcaagaggcaaaggcagcctGTGCAGTACTGTGCAGGAATCTGGGCAGGCTGCAAAGGTGGCTGCGCTACACCCATTTTCCTGTAAAGAGCCAATTAGGAAACAAGACCATCTTCCCTATCCTGCCCCCTATCCTGGCTAGGAGGAGGCAGTTATAGGCGATCAGACACCCAGGGTCAAACCCTGTAGGAATAAGCAGCCTAACTCTGTTTGCTTGAGGAGGGCAGGGATATCAAATTTAGCAATATTGCTTGGCCCAGGTGGCTTACCGCCCCTCTGGATTCGAAGCACATAGTCCTGCCGAAGGCTAGCAGTAGCtgtctatttattaatttttttcagtattcacttatttatttgtgtggtgcatgcatgccatggcttgtgtgtaggggtcagaggacagctctctcCTTCCGCCATGAGTGCCCAGGATAGACCTTAGGTCATCAGGtgtggtagcaagtgcctttccccactgTTGCTAGTCCTAGAGAACAAACTCTGATGGCAGGTGCCACCAAGCCATCCCATTTGGCCGAgctgttcaatatttttattatcgCACTCACCCCAGCACATGGGGCCAGGACACAAAACACGTCCCAGTGTATGCTcctagaagaggaaaagaagggaagcCCATGCCAGACATGAACCCCTAGTGTCCAGCCTCCTCTCTAACATGTCCTGAGCTCCCTGCTCGTAGAGGCACCCTGTCTCCACATCAGCTGTCTGTGCTGCCCACACTAGTCTCCAGGACAGCCCTGGGCACTCCTGGCAAGGTTCAACTGGAGAATCTACTAAAGGAAGTCCCAAGAGCCAAGGTTGAAGCCTCCCATCTGAGGGGGATAGTAAGAAGTCCCGAGACTAGAATTCTACACACCCTGGGGATCATGGAGTGCCCAGGGAGGTGGAAATGTCGGCATGACCCAGGCTGGAAGTGGAAGGTGACCCTGGGGTCTTCAGAGGCTGTGAGAAATAGAGGAAGCCATGACGACCAGTGTCAGTGGGGACTGCAAGGAGATAATGAACATTGTCTCTCTGAGGCACGAAGGGGGAtttgaggacacagaggcaaTCACAGAGGGATCTCAACTCCGGTGTAATGGAGGCAGGGAACTAGAAAAGGGGGATCAAAAACCATGTTCAAGTGTATATGGGGGTTGTTTGGCGAACGCAGACGGAGCTGAGTGACAGGTGCACACTCAGGCTGCATCTGGGAGAATGTGGTACATCACAAGCTCTCAGTGGAGGCCCATGTCCAGACAGGGGGAGACCCCAGAAGGACCCTGGGTCAGGTGAAAGGCTCTTTTTATACTCTTAGACCAGCAGACACACTGTGGCTTAGGGCTTCAGCAGCCTGTGAGTCCCATTGTCTGAATTACACTGTGCCTCAGTCTCTCCACCATCATATAGGGGTGATCCTAGACTTCTTCAGTCCTTGTTGGGATTGTCTACATCCCTTTTCACTCCAGAAAGACAGCGTCCTTGCCCAATACACATCCACATCCACCAGCCCAACTTCAAGGTTTCAAAGGAGAAAG from the Peromyscus eremicus chromosome 8a, PerEre_H2_v1, whole genome shotgun sequence genome contains:
- the Csf2 gene encoding granulocyte-macrophage colony-stimulating factor isoform X2 — protein: MWLQILLFLGIVVCSFSAPTRSPAPVTQPWNHVDAIKEALSLLNNTPDMENEDVEIVSEEFSVQRPTCVQARLRVYEQGLRGNLTKLKGTLKMMASHYQKNCPTTPKNDCKTHITTYEDFVDNLKGFLFDIPFDCWKPVQK
- the Csf2 gene encoding granulocyte-macrophage colony-stimulating factor isoform X1; protein product: MWLQILLFLGIVVCSFSAPTRSPAPVTQPWNHVDAIKEALSLLNNTPDMEVSEGEDVEIVSEEFSVQRPTCVQARLRVYEQGLRGNLTKLKGTLKMMASHYQKNCPTTPKNDCKTHITTYEDFVDNLKGFLFDIPFDCWKPVQK